The genome window AATTTTAGACTAGTGACGAATGACAAAAAACCAAATTTTAAAACTTCTCAGCGTTTTGTAAATATTTTGTAAATATAGGGGAGTAACTCGATGTCTTTGATGTTATAGCCACTAGCTCCTCTCCTTCATGAACCTTATTGCAATCTACGCGCCACTCATCGGATTAGTTCTATTGGGATTGATACTTGGACGATATTTGTCGAAAGTTGTTGCTACGCGTTTAGGTCAATTTTTGTTTTGGGTAGGCGTACCTATTAGTATTGTGGCATTTTTACGACAAGCAGACTTATCAGGACAAATTTGGATTGCACCCGCGGTCGCCTGGATCGCCATTATACTCGGAGTTGCCTTTGCTGGAGCAGGAATTTATTTTCGACAACTCTTGAAAAAAGATGCTGCGCCTTGGCGACAACCAACTCAAGGTAGCTTTATCTTAGCCGCAATGGTAGGAAACACAGGCTATCTTGGATATCCAATTACGCTAGCGATCGCAGGTACACAGTATTTTGGTTTTGCTTTATTTTACGATCTTCTAGGAACAACACTCGGAGCTTACGGCGTAGGTGTGGCATTAGCAGCACGGTTTGGAGGTAGTGTTCACAATTATCGGGAACTTGCACAAGCAATTTTGATTAATCCTTCGTTGTGGAGTTTCGGCTTTGGCTTTGCTTTTCGCCGAGTACCTTTGCAAGCATCTGCTGCAGCGATTCTTCAAGGATTAGCCTGGACAATGGTAGCGCTATCTTTAGTTTTGATTGGGATGCGGCTGAGCCAGCTGCATTCTTGGCACAGTTTGCCTCGTGCCTCAGTGAGCTTGGCGATTAAAATGCTTTTAGTCCCACTCATTTTGGGTAGCAGCTTATCGCTGTTGGGAATCAATGGCGCTACTCGGCTTGTTTTAGTGTTGCAAACCGCAATGCCACCTGCTTTTGCTACGCTTGTGATTGCTGAAGCTTACGATCTCGATCGCGATTTGGCTGTTACAGCACTTGCCGTTGGTACGATTGGTATTTTATTTTTGCTACCAATATGGATTTATCTATTTGGTAACTGAAGCCGATTCATGACTCGCCGCAAGTTCTGCGGGTGCCATTTTTTCGTAATGTTCAAAAGGTTGGTGAATCCACGGATTATCGGGTAAATAATCTACATAGTAATCTGGAACAATGACTGAACAAGCTTTGTACCACAACACAGCGGTACGAATTTCTTGAATGCGATCGCCAAAGTTTTGGTTTAACCAGGGAATTGTTTGTTGCAGCGTGACACCAGAATCAACTAAGTCATCAACTAATAGAAT of Gloeocapsopsis sp. IPPAS B-1203 contains these proteins:
- a CDS encoding AEC family transporter, whose product is MNLIAIYAPLIGLVLLGLILGRYLSKVVATRLGQFLFWVGVPISIVAFLRQADLSGQIWIAPAVAWIAIILGVAFAGAGIYFRQLLKKDAAPWRQPTQGSFILAAMVGNTGYLGYPITLAIAGTQYFGFALFYDLLGTTLGAYGVGVALAARFGGSVHNYRELAQAILINPSLWSFGFGFAFRRVPLQASAAAILQGLAWTMVALSLVLIGMRLSQLHSWHSLPRASVSLAIKMLLVPLILGSSLSLLGINGATRLVLVLQTAMPPAFATLVIAEAYDLDRDLAVTALAVGTIGILFLLPIWIYLFGN